CCTGGGATCGAGAACACCATCGGCCCTCTTTTCAACACCGTACCTTTCTATTGTCGAGCAATCCGTCACGAAAGTTGGCAGTCACTTCTTCGGCGCTGCCATGACTTCAATGCATCAGTTCTCGATTTCCAACATGTTCCTTTGAAGGACATCCAGAAGTGGTGCTCTAAGGGCAAGGCcttgtttgacaacctcttcaccTTCCAGATCGAGGAAACCGCGCCTGCCAATGAGAGCAGCCTCCTTTTTGATATCATGGATAGCCCAGCAACGCCTGACTACCCTCTTGCGCTTGAAGCCGTCTACGCTCATTCGGGTAATCTCCGACTCACTCTTGTCGCACAAGGACATATTGCGTCCTCACAAGTGCTGAATAGCATACTTGATGACATTGAGCGCTTTGCAAACCTGGCTGCAAGCTCACCAGAGAGCGAGGTACCCGTTCCAGAAATCGAGCAAAAATGCGACCCTGACGTCAATAATGAACGCATCCAAACGCACAAATCAGCCAATTTTGAATGgagtcaagaagctcaaattGTTCGGAACGAAGTTGCTTTCTTGGCCGATGCTGCCCCATCTGATCTTAATGAAAATGTGTCGGTCTTGGAACTCGGTCTCGACAGCATTGATGTAATCAAGCTGTCTTCCACGCTGAGGAGGAAGGGAATCCATCTGTCCCCTTCACATATCATGCGCCACAAGGCGATTGCCAATATACTGGCTGAGTCGAGTGATCTTTCTCTCAAACCGTCAACTTCTGCAGATGATGCTTCGCTGCGGCAGGTCAAGACTAGGTTGCGCGAATATCTTGAGAGTGTCGGCGCGGACCTAGGCCGCGTCGAATCTGTTCTTCCACCCACCCATCTTCAAGAGTCAGGTGGTGACCGGGATGATCCAATCTGATTTTGANNNNNNNNNNNNNNNNNNNNNNNNNNNNNNNNNNNNNNNNNNNNNNNNNNNNNNNNNNNNNNNNNNNNNNNNNNNNNNNNNNNNNNNNNNNNNNNNNNNNCTTCAATCACGACATACTCCAAGTGTCCGATCATGTTGACACTACGAGACTGATCAACGCTTGGAAGGAATTGATTCAGCGTACACCTATCCTGCGGACAGGATTTGTACAAGTCGCTCATCAGGACCTGGATATGACATATTGTCAGGTCATTGCAGAATCTTTTGACGCCGATATTGAAATTACGACAGTTCAGAACTTGGATGAGCTGCATCAACTAACCGCAACAGCAACTGCAAAAGCCAGAGAAGGAGCAGGATTAAGGCAGCTGGTTCAGTTGAGATTGGCGAATATGGGCTCTCATCGATACATGGTCCTTTCCATGGCACACGCTCTTTACGATGGATGGTCCCTGAGTTTGCTCTTCCAGGATCTCCAGGCACTATTAGAAGGAAGGCTGGTTACCCGTTCTCCAGTAGAACCATTCCTTATAAAAGTACTGGGGTCCACGAACCAGAAGGCAAAGGACTTTTGGACGCAGTATGTCGAAGATGCTTCACCATCGATCATTCCTACAAGTGAAACGTCGTCCCGCCCAACTGAGAACACATTGCGAAGGTTGGAGTCCGCTTCGAAGATTGGCCTCTCCGAAATCGAAACAGCCTGCAAAAGGCTTTCTGTAAGCTTGCAGGTACTCTGCCAAGCTTGTTGGGCCATCACACTGGCACGTCAAACCAAAAAGCTCGATGTCCTCTTTGGCACAGTCTTATCGGGTCGGGATTTTGATGGGGCAGACAATCTTGTGTTCCCAACAATGAATACAATTGCCTTGCGATGTATTTTGCATGGCTCAGTGTTCGAGTTTCTACGATATCTTGAGGAGAACATGATCGATATCAGAGACTCTCAGCAATATCCACTGCGAAAAGTCCAATCAGCAACGAAGCTCAATGGACAAGAATTGTTCAACACCTTGTTCATCCTTCAAAAGTCTCCGGTAGCTGAATCATCAGATCGCCCTCTATTGACATCCATTGAAGCGTCTTCGGCCACCGAGTATCCTCTTTGCGTGGAAGCTGAAGCCATGTCTGATACTCTCCTATGGCGACTCGCTCTTCAGCCCCAGTGTGTCTGGGATGGAGGACCTGAAAGTATTTTGAAGACTTTAGATACTGTCATGGGTTTCCTGATACAGCCAGGCTCCTCAGAGATTCTATCCTTCGAGGAGCATGGCGTGTCCATCTGCGGCATGGCTCCTGTCATGCTGGACGATGGAAGCAAATCTGGGTCAATTAATTCTACAGATCTGTCGCCAGAGGAGGATCGGGAGTGGTCCCATGTGGAAGCCGAAATTCGAAACATTCTTTATCAGGTCTCGTGTGTTCCCGTTGCCTCAATCAGGATATCCGACAACCTCTACCACCTTGGTCTCGATTCAATTAGTGCCATCAAAGTGTCGTCCCTCCTGCAAAAGAATGAGATAAACCTCCGCCCTCAAGATCTTGTTAAATCCTCAAGCATCGCAGAAATGGCTCAACTCGCCACGCAAGCCCAGGCTATACCGTCAGAGACTCTGGAAACGACCGAAGAATGGGTCCCACCTGAAGACATCAATCTTGAAGTTCTGCTACGGGCTCGTGGAATAGCaaaagaagatgctgaagtACTTCCTGCACTGCCAATGCAAGTCTACATGCTCAGCGCATGGCAAAAGGCAGAGGGCTCTGTATTCTTCCCCGAGTTTCCATGTCAGATTAAGACTTCAGTTGATCTAAATGGCATTCAGACCGCCTGGGATAAACTTGTGTCTGAATTACCTCTCTTACGCACATGTTTCATTCCAACCCAATCCCCAACTATCCCGGTCTTGCAGGTGGTGCTCAAATCCTACAAGCTTTCCCTAACTCAGCATCCCCCCATGGAGAAGTCAAATCAGGCTGCCCAACCACTCGTTAGAGCGCACATCACGCTCCAGGAAGACTGCATCTGGTCATTCAAACTTCAGATCCACCACGCTCTGTACGATGGAGTCAGCCTTCCAGCCCTGTTACGACGATTCTCTCAACTACTGCATGGCTCTGTCGTTGTCGAGAACAATGGGTTTGCTCAGTGGAAGAACTTTGTAGTTCGTCAGGCTAGTGATGCAGCCCAGAAAGATAGACGAGCTTTCTGGGCAGCCTACTTACACGGCACTTCTTCCAGTTCAATTGCTGCTAAATCGCAAGCAGACGTAAAGAACCGAATCTCTCACTTAAACGAATCAGCGATACCAGATGTCAGTCAGATACAGGCTATTTCTACCCAGTCTGGCATTTCACTCCAGGCTTGGTTCCTTGCAGCTTATGCCAGAGTCCTCGCCACGCGAAACAACACACCAGACAATGGGTCAGTGGTGTTTGGCATGTATCTTGCCAACCGAGCCGCTGCCAGCGATAGTCTCCCTCAGGTCTACCCGACTCTGAACCTTGTTCCGTTGAGGGTTGACTCGCCCATAGAACTCCCTTTGTCTTCTGTTGCAAGGAATATCCAGAGAGACATTCACCAGATTACATCTGATGGACGATCAGACGTCGGTCTCTGGGAGATTGATCAATGGACTGGCGTACAAGTGAAATCGTTTGTCAACTTCCTGAGCCTCTCCAACGATACAGGTTCAGTAGAGAACTCGGTCACAGTTTTGTCACAAGAGATAACTGACAACTCGTACCACCATCACGTACCAGCTCAATTTGAGGCGGCTCGTCAGGGAAGCTTTTCGGTGGACGGCATTCCGGTAAGTTACTAGTCTTCAAGCTAGAAATGGCTACTAACCCTACTGTCACAgctggctgttgatgttgaggcttCCGTCGATAAGGGACGTCTTGCCATCGGTATTTTCGGCTCGCAGCAGCAGATCTCTCGAGAAGAGGCTGTGCTTGTGGCTTCCAGTATCGCGGACACTTTGAGACATGCCACCGAATGATCATGGCGGCGGAAATAAAGGAAATCCATCCTGTTTAGACTGACGGTTCGGGATCTAGAGCTAGACATTATGTTTTGAGCACAAGAAATGTATTTCTTCGTTTATGCAAATAAATAACAAAGGTTTCTGTCTAGTTTCAATCCTTGGGTAAACGCCTGACTCCTTCATGATGCATCTAATCGATCTCCTGTATACAGTTGGACCACATACCGATATGAAATGTCACAAAGAGTCCAAAAGGGGTGAGAGAAGTGTGATGTCCAACTAAGCAGGAGATGAAAGACAGAGCCCCGACCAGCAAGTTTATGCTTCTTTCAAACCGAGTATCCCAGCATTGAGCGATCTGGAAAGAGGATAATATTGGCTAGGCGCacaacctcagcctcagcgcGGGAAATCGATGATGTGCTTGTAAGGCTCTTGGCGTCTCCGTctccctccatctcaacatcctcatcggCCTTAGACTTGGACTTTTCCGAGGGTGGTGATCCAGAGCGAGTGCCTGCAACTTCCCATGGCGCAAGACCCATAGCCTGTAGTGAAGAGGGACCCCCGACTTCGGCAATTTCCTTTTCACCAGGCCGTGTTTCAGCgtcctcttcaacaatccCTCTTCCCGTGGAATCGAAGTCTGGGCCGGGATGGCCCCTCTGGAATGCCTTCCTTTGACGCGCAAGATAAAGTGCATTTGTTTGCGTGAGCGGAGCTGCCGGAATGTACACGAGCATGCTGACTTCACTCTTGCTTCCACTGGGTGTTTTGAGACCATAGTTGTTACTGGAGAGGTAGTATGGAAGGTCGGGGTGCCAGAATATGTAGTCTCCAGGCTGTAGCGTTGGCAAAGTAATCATGCTATTTCGTAGATGCAGATGGGGGTGCCATGTTTCAGTAATTCTTTGTGCATGTCCCGGGACAGCTCCGTGAATGATGGAATCAGGCTCAGTTTGCAGCTTCCAATTCTCGGGAGCAAGATATGCCTCCCATTCAGGCCCAGTGCGATTCTCTGGTGGAGGATTCTTGGTTGTGAAAAAGGGTCGGAGGAGGTAGTAAGCTGTTGCAAGCTTGGGGGAAGGCAAGAGGCGAACCATGCCAGGTTCGACAGTGGAGAGTGCCAAGATGCCCTGAAACATGCGGAAGATAGTGCAGGCACCGTAGCCATTGTAAAGATCAGTTGTCACAGAAGTGCGACTGGTACATTTCCAAGGATCGTAGTCTTCCCATTGACCATGAAAGATATGGTTATAGGTGCCGGCACGTTGATAACCGTCGGGCTCCCAGCGCTCCAAAGACCCGTTGTCAACTTGTGCTGTGATACCCGCAGATGATTGTAATGCCTGAATCCAATCGTCGGCGGATTGTGGCGGCTCGAGCGGCGGCACATTTAGACTGCTAGACTGGTTCTCTCCATTTCCGTGTACGCGTATGCGATCGACATAGGTGATAGGGAGTCTTGTGACAAGCTGATCGTCTGGATTGGTCTCCCATAGGCTCATCATAAATCGTTGGGCGCTGAGAACGTTGGGGTGCGCTCTCGAGCGGACTTGAGCTGGTGTCCAAAAGAAGTCGAAACAAGCTGGATCATGCTGCTGGAGTGCCTTGATGTGGCGTTTGCTATCGAGATAGTCGACCGTTTCGCGGACTGCAGTATCCGTGTCTGCTCTTGGTACGACCTTGCGGACGACGCCGACACCGTAGCGCCTGAGATCATGTCCAAAGCGCGCAGTCTGAACAGAGTCATCTAGGTCGCCAAACTCAATCGAAGGAATGAGGTGAGCCCCAAGGTCCTCTATGTGGCTGACCTCTTTGCGAAGTGCAGTAATGAGGCGGGCCCAACTAGCTTCGAGCTCAGCTTCGTGACCACTGATTAGGTTGCGCTTGATGCGGACGAAGCGGGAGGGCAGAGCAATTGGCTCTGGGCCCCAAAAGGAAATCACGGGAGCATCTTTGTCCATAGAAGAGGCGGTGCTGAGGATCGGTGTTGTTCCATTTGTTTTGGGCTTTTGCGGCACCGAGGAGAGGCCGTTCGATTTTAGCGAGGGGAGAGCTGTCGTCGTTGTGCTTGACTGGCTACCCGCCATTGTGCCGGCGACGTTAGCAGCTAGTGCCGCGGTAAGCTTTGCCTCGTAGGATAATCTTGCACTCTCCGTAGCAGCAGCATTCACAAGCGACGCTGCGATTGGTGCCGAAAGAGAAGAGCGATGGCGAGACTTGGTGACGCGACCGGTTTGTGTGAAGTTGAGGTTATTGGGACTGTTGTtagaagcagcagcagcaacagcagtaTTGGTAGCGTTGTAAGGGGATGCGCCTGATAGTGAGCCtgagctggagctggaggggTTTGACCGACCAAGGCGGGAGCGGGAAAGAGCAGCTCTGACCTGTTGACCTGCCACATCAGCGCCTTTTCTAGGCGGCAAGTGCACCCCTTCTggccctcctcctcctcctcctcctcctccctcCCATACCTCCCgctctcctcttccatctcctcctccaccttcCGCCGCTATAACTGTTTCGACCCTTGTTACCGGTCCCATGGTTGCAGCATCCCACTTCTCTTGGGCCTCCCTAAGGCTTTTCTGTTGTTTCGCCTCACGTGCGCCTTTGTGATCTACATCGTGGAACTGACCATCTTCTTCTGAGATGTGACCATCGTATGGTTTTCCATATGCGACTCTTCCAAGTCCATGTGTAAGACCGTCCCCGACAGCTACAGCCgccactgctgctgctcctaTTGCAGAGGCTAGTCCTTGAGCGTTGTCCAATATGGGCGCGGTGACCTCTTCTTCACACGTTGTCGGTGGTAAGTCGATTGTTGGTGTAGCCATTTTTCTAACCTCGAATCGCGTTTTGAAGTTGGGGATTTCTGGGGTGCAGCCGCTGAGAGCCGATTGAAGGCTCTTGGATCGGTTATCTATCGCGTCTGCTTGTTAATGCTTTAAAAACACAATAAAAACCTTCTGCAACCTGAATATCTCAGCCATAGGGACACAGCAATCCGTCAGATGGTTTTATGCATCAAATTGCAAAGATTCGAGAACAGAGCGAAATCAACAAATGCATATGTTGCTATTCAGCTTGCACTGCTTCTTCTATAAACCTCACTTAAAACGAAGGTATGGCCCCTACCGATCGAGACCTCTTTAGCAGGCGGCTGGCCGGACCGGGGCTCTGCTAAGACCATCTCACCTGTCATTCCGGAAGATACTCTGTGATATCCCCATGGAGGAGTAGAGGGTCCTCGACCGAGGGACCCTGCACAACGGCGCAACGGCCGACGTGGATGGATCTCACAGACACGTTTCGGCCCTGTCATCCGTCGAACCACCCACTCCACGCTCAACGCTCCGTCCCGAAACCCCGGACATACCCCACACTTTTCCTTTTGGGGTAGCTGATGGATGCACGGCTCCACGGGCCATAACCCGTCTAAATGGATACCAGTGCACCCGCCGAGAAAAGTCAGGTAACAAAGTGAGTCGCGGGAATGGTCATCAGCTGGCCACCTGAGACCCAACAAGATACAATATGCATAATAATAACGCGCAATGCTATATCGATCTTGTGGCATCTTGCCACTGCTTATTATCACCTTATCTCAGCCGCCGAGAACGCGTCCAAGATTGAATGTCCTGCATCGCGCCTCGGAACCCCCGATTGGTGCTGGACCATCGGCGCATATCAAACTTTCGTTTCATCATGGAAATATGATCTAGTATTCCGGGCCTTACGAGACACATTAAACTGAACGATCCGGGTGGTTTAGTGGTGGAAAGTCGCCGGCCCGCTGTGCCTGTTTTACTGAGCCGTCGCGGCAAAATATGAAttggtcaagaagctgggcCAAGGGCCTCATCGGGGAAATACGATCCGACACCGGCCCAAGCGATTGGAAGAACAACGGCAAATCGGGCCACAAGCCCCCGAGGGTCTTATTTGGTAAACGAACTTCAAATTTTCCTAACTATCCAAGGTATACTCGCTGCGATAATGCAATCATACGCTAATCGTTTAATCATACAGATGTCCAAAAACAGTGATTTCCCCCCGTTTACCCCCACGAGCAGAAATTTAAAAAATTGCCCGAATGATGCTTACAGTCGGGAGTGCTTGGGCTTCCAGCCCTCCTCTTGAGCAATGAGCTCGGCAGCTCGCTCACCAACAGCGAGCACAGTCACCATAGGGTTGATTGTTGGCATCTCGGGGAAGATACCAGCATCAACAATGCGGAGCTTGCTGATTCCACGAACCTTGAGCTCGGGGTCAACAACAGCCATCTCATCACGCTCAACGTCACCCATCTTAGTGGTACCGGCAGGGTGGTAGACTGTGTGGGCAACTCGGCGAGCATATTCACTAATCTCCTCATCCGTTTGGATCTTGGGACCAGGGGCGACTTCTCCCTTGAGCCAGTCCTTGAAGGGGCTCTGCTGCGCAATCTTTCGGGCAGCCTTGATGCCGTGGACCAGGGTGGCGGCGTCGTAACCCTCGGGGTCGGTGAAGTAACGGAAATCGAGAGCAGGCTTGACAGTAGGGTCGGCTGAAGTCAAGTAGATGCGGCCACGGGAGCGAGGACGGGGAATATTGGGTGTCATGCAGAAGGCGTAACCGTCCTTGATAATAGGATACCCTAGACGCTCTGTGTTGAGGTGGAAGGGAATCTGGTAGCAGTGCATCATGACATCAGCGGCATCGCCGTCGTTACCAGCAGCGTTCTTAGGCTCTCGTCGCAGGAAAATACCAGCATCGGAATCCATGGTGGTCTGATTAGCAGGAACGGGCTTGTTGAGCTCCCACATAATAATGGTCTCCGGGTGGTCTAGGAGGTTCTCGCCGACACCTGGAATGTCCTTGACAACAGGAATCTTGAGGTCCTCAAGCTGGCCCTTGGGTCCAATACCAGAGTGAAGGAGAAGCCTGGGGGTATCGACAGCACCAGCAGACAAGATGATCTCCTTGCGGGCGTTAAGAGTATGCTTCTCGCCGGACTTGAGAGTGACATTGATGCCAGTGGCAACGTCGTTTTCGACAATGACCTTTGAGACATGGGCCTCAGTGAGGACGGTCAAGTTGGGTCGTCGCTCATCGCCACGAAGGATAGGGTGAATATAGGCGACGGAAGCACTGCTGCGGTGGCCGGTGTCAGGGTTGTAGGAGACAGAGAAGAAACCAGCGCCCTGGGTCAACTGTCCCTTCTCAGAGATCTCGTGATTGAAGTCGTGGATGATGGGAATGCCCATGGCCTCGGAGCAGGCCTTGACCCAGTCCTTGGTGAGCTGGTTACGGTGACGGGGGTGAACGGGGTTCAGCTGGTTGCGCAAGTTGTCAACGTTACGCATAACGGTTTCGAAGTCCCAGCCCTTGCAGCCCTTGGCGACCCAACGATCCATGTCGTGGCGGAAGGGGCGGAAGGAGATGAGAGTGTTGTGAGAGGAGCATCCACCGAGAACCTTTGCACGTGAGTGTCGGATGTGACTGTTGCCATTGGGCTGCTCAGTTGTGGGATAATCGTAGTCGAGATCACCACCAAGGAGAGATAACCACTCGCGAAGGTTCAGGACATTGTTGAGACCGAAGTCTGAAGGGCCAGCCTCAATCATAAGAACCTTGCGCTCAGGAAGGTAGGAGGATAGGCAGGAAGCCAGAACACATCCAGCCGTGCCACCACCTACGATGATATAGTCGTAGGCGGAGCTGGCAGAAGCGGGAAGATACTCAGTAGTCATGTTGGAGGAGTTGAGCGAGAGGAAAGTTGAACAAGAGATTCAATGGAGGGATGGGTAAAGATCTTGCACGATGTCTCAGTCGTTTTGGCTCCAGGGGTATCAATGAATGGTGGTGAGGGAGAAGTGAGGAAGAATGAAGCGACTTGAAGTCCAGGAGATTGAGAGCTCTTGTACTCGAGCATCGAGACAATCAAGATCTTTTTGAAATGGATGGACATCAGCTCAAAGTGGGGTCCTGGATCATGGAAGGGTCCTTGGAAGCATCGTACAGTGCGGATGAATTCTCGCTACTGGCGTCCAGCCTTGACTCGATGTAGTGTTCCGACTGCTCCAAGTACCCTTTAGTGGTCAGTAAGGAGTTCTGATTGGCCAGAGCTGCCAACATCGAGCAAGGCTGGTGGGTGGATCAAAACTCCAACACgggcggcggcggcggcgagAGCTAACCAGGGAGAGAATTGGCTGAAGCATCAAGCAAGCCACGAACCTAGCAGGAGCGGGGCCTTGGCGGGGGTTTGAACGGCAAAAAGCTCTTCACCGACTCCGGGAATCTTTTTTTCGGTGTTACCGAAGTTTTGGATATCCTAAACCAGTGTTCCGAACTTGCATGACGTTGACAGTTTCGTTATCAGTCAGTTGGTTGATATCTTTGTAGATAATGGAAGTGACAGGCAGAGTAGCTGAGAGTTAGACCAGGAGGCTCGCCATGTGAAAAGACGCGATTTCTAGGGGGCAGAAACATGTGGGCAATCAAGTCGCTAGGGGGGTTGTCTGCGATGTCCCTGCTTCATTCTTTATCGTGCTACCAACACATGCAAAGACGGTGCCATTTCTTTGTTTGCTCTGGCCGCTGCAACCGCGCAAAGAGCGTTGGTTGACGCGGCGACTGTTTGATAACTGTTCGGTGTTCAACGGTGGTTGTGGGGCCGTCTGACGGCGAAAAGATGGAGTTCAAGGAACTGCGCTGGCCGGATCCGGCTCCACGAAGCCTCCGAAGGAAAAATTGTACTCAAGATTGATTGCTGATTGGGCACGATGGCGAATTGCTTCCATATGTTCAATAAGAAGCAGAATAACTATTTGCCAAGTCAACTTCATATTTGGAATCTACAATCGGCCTATGGACTGCCAGACGAAAGCTGCTGATATGATATCGCGAACTGGCTGGACCGGTTAACCGGCCATGTCGATGTTTGATTACGAGGCTTAAAACACGGTAACACGGCGCAGGGTCGCCGCTCTCCGCAGAGGATGCGTCGAGTGTTGAGCTGATGTGTATGATTATAGGATTCCTGATGTACAGGAAATACCTGTTCGGGATTCGCGTGCTGTGCTATCACATTCGCTTCATCCAGACCACATTGGATAATCTGCAGGGACAGTGTCTTGCACCACTGGAACCCCATATTGCCATGTGCCGTGGAGGATGCCAAGTTTGAAATGTTGCTTAGCATACTGATCAGGTAAAGCGTGGTTGGGGTACCTGGCCGTCAGATCGATAATCTCCAAGATCGATTTTTTGAGGTGTGGTAATTGGACAGTGCGCCCCCGCCGAGTTGGCAAATCCCgtcgttttttttttttgcttttcttGATTCCAATTTTTTTAATGCTGACTTTTCTGCCGCTGAAACCCGCTCGAATTACTGGCAGAACAATCGTGTGTGTAGCTGGACTGATAAGCGAATTCGCCCGCCTTAGATGACAGTTCTATCCATTGATATGAAACAACATTCAAGCGTCTTGCTTTCTTCACAGTTCAACGGTCAAGAGCCTCGGACTGGATGCAGAGCTCTAGGGGTGGCAGGCGGACAGCTCGAAGCTCAGCAATGACGTTGGCGTGTCCACTCTTGTGCTTCCCCTCGGCCAGCCACTCAAGCTTGGCGTTCTTCGGCATTGTCAAGACTGGGATTCTGTAGCTGGGCTGAGGACTAGGCGCGATGCAAGGCTGCCTAGGTACTGAGAAAACAGGACTTTTTGGCAGGGGCTTGCACCAGAAACTGTCTGCAGCATTTTTGTCGGAAAGAGGGCGGGGCTGGCGGGTCCAGTCTTCCAAGCCTTCCGAGCTGTTCTGTTCTTCATCAGCCCGCAGAGCACAGTACTCTACAGTACCAGATTCACGCATCCATTGGTTGGACAACTTATCAATTGCAAATGGAACCGTTTTTACCCCTTCTTCCTCAGGTTCATTATCTTTCGCTAAGTGAAAGTGGTCTGATAATATGCGGCTTTATTCCAACAGTGCAGAGCCGCTACTCTCCGCAACGATGCAACGCTGAGGCGTTCAAGACACACCCTCACAATGAATGGTCGTCGACAACTACCTAAC
This genomic stretch from Fusarium oxysporum f. sp. lycopersici 4287 chromosome 2, whole genome shotgun sequence harbors:
- a CDS encoding choline dehydrogenase (At least one base has a quality score < 10), translated to MTTEYLPASASSAYDYIIVGGGTAGCVLASCLSSYLPERKVLMIEAGPSDFGLNNVLNLREWLSLLGGDLDYDYPTTEQPNGNSHIRHSRAKVLGGCSSHNTLISFRPFRHDMDRWVAKGCKGWDFETVMRNVDNLRNQLNPVHPRHRNQLTKDWVKACSEAMGIPIIHDFNHEISEKGQLTQGAGFFSVSYNPDTGHRSSASVAYIHPILRGDERRPNLTVLTEAHVSKVIVENDVATGINVTLKSGEKHTLNARKEIILSAGAVDTPRLLLHSGIGPKGQLEDLKIPVVKDIPGVGENLLDHPETIIMWELNKPVPANQTTMDSDAGIFLRREPKNAAGNDGDAADVMMHCYQIPFHLNTERLGYPIIKDGYAFCMTPNIPRPRSRGRIYLTSADPTVKPALDFRYFTDPEGYDAATLVHGIKAARKIAQQSPFKDWLKGEVAPGPKIQTDEEISEYARRVAHTVYHPAGTTKMGDVERDEMAVVDPELKVRGISKLRIVDAGIFPEMPTINPMVTVLAVGERAAELIAQEEGWKPKHSRL
- a CDS encoding hypothetical protein (At least one base has a quality score < 10), producing MATPTIDLPPTTCEEEVTAPILDNAQGLASAIGAAAVAAVAVGDGLTHGLGRVAYGKPYDGHISEEDGQFHDVDHKGAREAKQQKSLREAQEKWDAATMGPVTRVETVIAAEGGGGDGRGEREVWEGGGGGGGGGPEGVHLPPRKGADVAGQQVRAALSRSRLGRSNPSSSSSGSLSGASPYNATNTAVAAAASNNSPNNLNFTQTGRVTKSRHRSSLSAPIAASLVNAAATESARLSYEAKLTAALAANVAGTMAGSQSSTTTTALPSLKSNGLSSVPQKPKTNGTTPILSTASSMDKDAPVISFWGPEPIALPSRFVRIKRNLISGHEAELEASWARLITALRKEVSHIEDLGAHLIPSIEFGDLDDSVQTARFGHDLRRYGVGVVRKVVPRADTDTAVRETVDYLDSKRHIKALQQHDPACFDFFWTPAQVRSRAHPNVLSAQRFMMSLWETNPDDQLVTRLPITYVDRIRVHGNGENQSSSLNVPPLEPPQSADDWIQALQSSAGITAQVDNGSLERWEPDGYQRAGTYNHIFHGQWEDYDPWKCTSRTSVTTDLYNGYGACTIFRMFQGILALSTVEPGMVRLLPSPKLATAYYLLRPFFTTKNPPPENRTGPEWEAYLAPENWKLQTEPDSIIHGAVPGHAQRITETWHPHLHLRNSMITLPTLQPGDYIFWHPDLPYYLSSNNYGLKTPSGSKSEVSMLVYIPAAPLTQTNALYLARQRKAFQRGHPGPDFDSTGRGIVEEDAETRPGEKEIAEVGGPSSLQAMGLAPWEVAGTRSGSPPSEKSKSKADEDVEMEGDGDAKSLTSTSSISRAEAEVVRLANIILFPDRSMLGYSV
- a CDS encoding hypothetical protein (At least one base has a quality score < 10), with amino-acid sequence MTYCQVIAESFDADIEITTVQNLDELHQLTATATAKAREGAGLRQLVQLRLANMGSHRYMVLSMAHALYDGWSLSLLFQDLQALLEGRLVTRSPVEPFLIKVLGSTNQKAKDFWTQYVEDASPSIIPTSETSSRPTENTLRRLESASKIGLSEIETACKRLSVSLQVLCQACWAITLARQTKKLDVLFGTVLSGRDFDGADNLVFPTMNTIALRCILHGSVFEFLRYLEENMIDIRDSQQYPLRKVQSATKLNGQELFNTLFILQKSPVAESSDRPLLTSIEASSATEYPLCVEAEAMSDTLLWRLALQPQCVWDGGPESILKTLDTVMGFLIQPGSSEILSFEEHGVSICGMAPVMLDDGSKSGSINSTDLSPEEDREWSHVEAEIRNILYQVSCVPVASIRISDNLYHLGLDSISAIKVSSLLQKNEINLRPQDLVKSSSIAEMAQLATQAQAIPSETLETTEEWVPPEDINLEVLLRARGIAKEDAEVLPALPMQVYMLSAWQKAEGSVFFPEFPCQIKTSVDLNGIQTAWDKLVSELPLLRTCFIPTQSPTIPVLQVVLKSYKLSLTQHPPMEKSNQAAQPLVRAHITLQEDCIWSFKLQIHHALYDGVSLPALLRRFSQLLHGSVVVENNGFAQWKNFVVRQASDAAQKDRRAFWAAYLHGTSSSSIAAKSQADVKNRISHLNESAIPDVSQIQAISTQSGISLQAWFLAAYARVLATRNNTPDNGSVVFGMYLANRAAASDSLPQVYPTLNLVPLRVDSPIELPLSSVARNIQRDIHQITSDGRSDVGLWEIDQWTGVQVKSFVNFLSLSNDTGSVENSVTVLSQEITDNSYHHHVPAQFEAARQGSFSVDGIPLAVDVEASVDKGRLAIGIFGSQQQISREEAVLVASSIADTLRHATE